The Glycine soja cultivar W05 chromosome 8, ASM419377v2, whole genome shotgun sequence genome has a window encoding:
- the LOC114423919 gene encoding uncharacterized protein LOC114423919, which yields MSLQAQPQQQPQQPVQVYPTNQPPSSSHHSNGSFGAVFIVLAIILVISVVACFLGRLCNKRYNNSHSNRQKPSKQHNRPQIHNLHPRDHHHHEGDIEFGDKGMPPPIIRTQQEHGHGHGHEGDIEFEGDIRMPPPIIRTKERGHGHHGHGAAGTGGPQLHHVNDTMKDFNLRPGHGEVLRAGA from the coding sequence ATGTCTCTTCAAGCTCAACCACAACAACAACCACAACAACCAGTCCAAGTTTACCCAACAAATCAGCCACCTTCATCTTCTCATCACTCAAATGGGTCATTTGGGGCAGTTTTCATTGTCCTTGCCATAATACTAGTCATTTCTGTAGTTGCATGCTTTCTAGGGCGCCTTTGCAACAAGCGCTATAATAATAGCCACAGCAACCGCCAGAAACCCTCTAAGCAGCATAATAGGCCACAGATCCACAATTTGCATCCAagagatcatcatcatcatgaaggGGACATTGAATTTGGTGACAAAGGAATGCCACCACCGATTATAAGAACCCAACAAGAACATGGTCATGGTCATGGTCATGAAGGGGACATTGAATTTGAGGGTGACATAAGAATGCCACCACCAATTATAAGAACCAAAGAACGTGGTCATGGTCATCATGGTCATGGAGCAGCTGGCACAGGAGGACCCCAGTTACATCATGTTAATGATACCATGAAAGATTTTAATTTGAGACCTGGCCATGGAGAAGTGCTTAGAGCAGGTGCATGA